The genomic segment GCCGCCACCGGGCCAACACGCTCACCCTGCTGTCCACCCACGCCGCGGCGGCGGCCCTTGACGACACGGACCACTTGCGACGTTCACAGGAACTGGTGAGCCGGGGCAAACGCTATTTCTACGAGCAACTGGACACCATGGGCATCGAGTACGCGCCTAGCGAGTCGAGTTTCGTGATGATGAACATGAAGACCGACGTTGATGAACTCGTCCGCCGGCTGCGCGAGGAACACAACGTCCTGGTGGGCAACGCGAGGGCGCGCTGGAATATCGAGGGCTGGGTCCGAGTCACCGCCGGCCTGCCCGAGGAGAACGAGGCCTTTGTCGCGGCGCTGAAGAAGGTGCTGGTGAGCAGTTAGTCGGAGAAGCCCCCCTGACGGACGGACCGAAGGACAAGACGCGCAGGCAAACCTAACGAAGGGAATCCCGTACGACCAGGTGTCGCCCTATAGCACCCATGGCCGCGTCCATCTGGTCCATGCGTGAGTTGTGCTGCACGTCCAGTACCCGGTCTACCTGCGGAAGGTGCCAGCCAAGGCGTCGGGCCAGTTCCGCCTTGCCTACGCCCTGTTCTTTCATACCCCGGTACAACATCACCTTGACGGCAGTGAGCGTAGGCAGCACGGTGACGTCCCGGCCCTTTGACGGCAAAGGGATATCCAGGCCGTCATGAATGCGGGCTGCGATCGCCTCCTCCATTGCGTCGGTTGCGCGGGCGATCGCCTCCTCCCGATCCATGCCGAACGTATTGAGTTCAGGAAAATCGGGGGATGTGACAAGTACGGTGTTATCGTCTCTTTCGAGAATCACAGGATACTTGAGCATCAATCCAACCCCAAGTCTTTTTTGATCTTTGCCACCAGTTTCCGCCCAAGTTCCTTGCTTCCACCATGCATAGGCAACTGGGTTTTCCGATCCCGCAAACGAACTGTTACGTGACCACTCCCGCCCTTATGCGTGTGAAACGAACATCCTCTTTTCCTGAGCCATCTACGAAGTTCGTTTGCGTTCATAACAAACGATACACAACAGATCTGTTTATGTCAACAGAAATGTTGTGCAGGATACTTCGGGTAATCTATGAATCAGGTATTTAAAGGACTGCGTGGAATGCTTGAGTTTGTACCG from the Gemmatimonadota bacterium genome contains:
- a CDS encoding type II toxin-antitoxin system HicB family antitoxin, translated to MLKYPVILERDDNTVLVTSPDFPELNTFGMDREEAIARATDAMEEAIAARIHDGLDIPLPSKGRDVTVLPTLTAVKVMLYRGMKEQGVGKAELARRLGWHLPQVDRVLDVQHNSRMDQMDAAMGAIGRHLVVRDSLR
- a CDS encoding type II toxin-antitoxin system HicA family toxin — its product is MNANELRRWLRKRGCSFHTHKGGSGHVTVRLRDRKTQLPMHGGSKELGRKLVAKIKKDLGLD